From Pseudanabaena sp. PCC 6802, one genomic window encodes:
- a CDS encoding BrnT family toxin, whose protein sequence is MSYGIKPFRWNTEKNNQLQAERGISFEVAVLAIAEGKVLDVIEHPNQERYPSQRIFIIEVNQYVYLVPFVESTEEIFLKTIIPSRKLKKKYLGD, encoded by the coding sequence ATGTCTTACGGCATAAAACCATTTCGCTGGAATACTGAGAAAAACAACCAACTACAGGCAGAGCGAGGGATTAGCTTTGAGGTAGCAGTGTTGGCGATCGCTGAAGGCAAAGTACTAGATGTGATAGAACATCCCAACCAAGAAAGGTATCCATCGCAACGGATCTTTATCATTGAAGTTAACCAATACGTTTATCTAGTACCGTTTGTGGAAAGCACTGAGGAGATTTTTCTCAAAACAATAATTCCCAGTCGCAAGCTAAAGAAAAAGTATT